A portion of the Punica granatum isolate Tunisia-2019 chromosome 7, ASM765513v2, whole genome shotgun sequence genome contains these proteins:
- the LOC116213116 gene encoding uncharacterized protein LOC116213116, with the protein MKMSCLPKCRLTKLLAWLQIILGGLVVVVSLSSLFVFYSAGFLIHREDICRHIYGVKEVIPEGFDVRALSDRVDEILDKLDSLQEKLESKVQQMERNKDVLSKLNVTMLEYKKYLEDEVIKPLYSVHIGLRQIRLPKVEGDRANATLKEDPLINNFIIEEIRKYITPKENRVKKVNIYGSDRVYNTIGHACVRYKKELEEYMEYDIGSYCKDDWDLAQKLMIKGCDPLPRRRCLTRASKVYQKPFPINESLWRVPDDRNIRWARYVCRNMKCLSSSNTKRGYSKCTGCFEMEKEKLKWVTNSSVPVDFLIKDVLAFKPGEIRIGLDFGVGTGTFAARMREQNVTIISTALNLGAPFNEVIALRGLIPLYITLNQRLPFFDNTMDLIHTTGFLDGWIDLLLMDFILFDWDRVLRPGGLLWIDRFFCSRKDLDDYMYMFLQFRYKKHKWSISPKSSDEVYLSAVLEKPPRAI; encoded by the coding sequence ATGAAGATGTCCTGCCTCCCGAAATGCAGATTAACAAAACTACTAGCTTGGCTTCAGATTATTTTAGGCGGGCTTGTGGTTGTCGTGAGCTTATCGAGCCTCTTTGTGTTCTACTCTGCGGGATTCCTTATACATCGCGAGGACATATGTCGTCACATCTATGGCGTTAAGGAGGTTATCCCCGAGGGTTTTGATGTCAGAGCACTCTCAGATCGGGTCGATGAAATACTGGACAAGTTGGACAGCTTGCAGGAAAAGCTCGAGTCCAAGGTACAGCAGATGGAGAGGAACAAGGATGTCCTGTCAAAATTAAACGTTACGATGCTCGAGTATAAGAAGTACTTGGAAGATGAGGTAATTAAGCCTCTCTATAGCGTGCACATCGGTCTAAGACAGATCCGGCTTCCCAAGGTTGAAGGGGACAGGGCAAACGCGACCTTGAAAGAGGATCCATTGATTAATAACTTCATAATTGAGGAGATAAGGAAGTATATAACACCGAAAGAGAACAGAGTAAAGAAGGTTAATATATATGGAAGCGATCGAGTTTACAATACTATCGGCCATGCTTGTGTACGATACAAGAAGGAACTTGAGGAGTACATGGAGTATGACATAGGATCGTATTGTAAGGACGACTGGGATCTCGCCCAGAAGCTCATGATCAAGGGCTGTGATCCTCTCCCGCGGAGAAGGTGCCTTACCCGGGCATCCAAGGTCTACCAGAAGCCATTCCCGATCAACGAGTCTCTCTGGAGAGTGCCTGATGATAGGAATATCCGCTGGGCGAGGTATGTGTGCAGGAACATGAAGTGCCTCTCGAGTTCGAACACTAAGAGAGGTTACTCAAAATGTACTGGGTGCTTCGAGATGGAGAAGGAGAAGCTCAAGTGGGTCACCAATAGTTCGGTCCCGGTCGATTTCCTGATCAAAGATGTACTGGCGTTCAAGCCTGGCGAGATAAGGATAGGACTCGATTTTGGGGTAGGGACAGGAACTTTTGCTGCAAGGATGAGAGAACAGAATGTCACAATTATCTCGACCGCCTTAAATCTCGGTGCCCCATTCAATGAGGTGATCGCACTCCGAGGTTTGATCCCTCTGTACATAACGCTGAACCAACGGCTGCCCTTCTTCGACAACACAATGGATCTGATTCACACAACTGGGTTCCTGGATGGTTGGATCGATCTATTGCTGATGGATTTTATACTGTTTGATTGGGATAGGGTGTTGAGGCCAGGAGGTTTGCTGTGGATCGATCGGTTCTTCTGCAGCAGGAAAGATCTCGACGATTACATGTATATGTTCCTTCAGTTCAGGTACAAGAAACACAAGTGGTCAATCTCTCCAAAATCGAGCGACGAGGTCTATCTCTCTGCGGTGCTCGAGAAACCTCCGAGGGCGATATGA